A genomic segment from Gadus morhua chromosome 4, gadMor3.0, whole genome shotgun sequence encodes:
- the LOC115542394 gene encoding stonustoxin subunit beta-like yields the protein DLTLDPNTAQRHLSLSEDNRKVTRVGEDQSYPDHPERFDSQYQVLGREALTDRCYWEVEWEGWVVIGVTYRGITRRGGGGDSRLGGNNKSWSLYCYDDRYSAWYNGTETDLPLRPAGSTRVGVYLDRPAGSLSFYRVSPGGGGSSDTLTHLHTFWSSFTQEDLL from the coding sequence gacctcacactggaccccaacacggcccagagacacctctctctgtctgaggacaacaggaaggtgacgcgggttggagaggaccagtcgtatccggatcacccagagagatttgactcccagtaccaggtgttgggtagagaggctctgaccgaccgctgttactgggaggtagagtgggaaggatgggttgtgataggagtgacatacagaggaatcacaaggagaggagggggtggtgacagcaggcttggagggaacaacaagtcctggagtctttattgttatgatgatcgttactctgcctggtacaacggtacagagacagacctccctctccgccccgctggctccaccagagtgggagtgtatctggaccggcctgctggctctctgtccttctacagagtgtccccaggtggaggagggtcctcagacacactgacacacctccacaccttctggtcctccttcacccaggaggacctcctc